TAAAGCCTTTTGTTGCTATAGACGAAAACGTACCGGTAGAAGACAAGACTCATTCCATGGTCAGAATACCTTATCCTTTAGAACACTTGCCGGAATTAGTTTCAGAACTTACCATTGTTGGAACATTCAGTGGTATTGTGCTTTTGGCTGTTTGGCGGCCTCCAGCTATTCCTTGTCCTTTTGGGTTCCTTATGTGTGACCTGATCCTATACAATCCCTTAACACGTGCATCCAAGGTAGTTGTGGTTATGAAACAACATTCtttcattggtcatgttttatCCTATGTGTTTGGATTTGGCCATGGTGAGACCCCACATGACTTAAAGATTGTTAGATTTGACTATATATGCCGTACCTCATGTTACCGATGGAACGTCTTTGATCTTAAAACTAGTTCATGGAGCACACCACAATTCACTGAACGGGATTTTTATTTTTGGGGTGATGCGGGTGTGTTTCTAAATGGCTTTTTGTATTGGGTAACTACAAGACAACGTCGTTTCAACATCTTGGCCTTCAATGTTAAGGAGATGGGATTTTTGAAGATAAAACTTTCTCATGGACTCGACCCTGAAATGCTTCTTTTGGGATCCATAGGTGGATGCCTTTGCACGATTAACAAAAGCACTAGTGGATTTGATGTGTGGTTGATGAAACAACAGTGTGATGAGAACTCGTGGATGAAAGCACATTCATTCAATTTCGGTTTGGAAGGTAACAGGTTCTACCCTATTTGTGTTTTGGGTAACGGAAAAATTCTTATGACATGTAGCTCAATCCAATTTGTTATCTATGACACGTCAAAAGATTCATATAAGACGCTCAACGCTTTGGAAACTCTTGATCATATCGCCAGGCTATCCACGATTTTTAATTCCAGGTCGATAGGCGGTACTTCTCAATTCAAGGTTGTACGGTCAATCGAGTACGTGGAAAGTTGGGTTTCACCTTCTGAAATGTGTTTTATCTAACACAACCTTATgctcttttttttttaatcttatgAGATGTATTGTTTGTAAACATCTATGATTTTTTAGTTTCATTTCATGAGATTCGGATATGTAAACGTATTTGATTATCTTTTGATATGTTCAGGACTTTTGGTTAAAATGATTTCTTCGAGGCAATTATAATTTTTGGTTAAAGACTTGAAGTGATAAACGCAAAGCATATTTTCGGACCGAATGTCATTTGTAAATGGACGTTGTTTTTTTGGGGATTTTAAGATTTATTAACTTAAAAAAATAGGTAACAATAACAAGTATGTTTTTCATTTGATCTGCCAAACAAAAAGGAAAGAATGGAGTACTTTTTACTATAAGGGTGACCGGGGTGTTAGCGGGGATGGTGTTACGCGCGGTAACACCACCGCCATCCCCATTTTGTGTGCGGCAAACTCAAACACCTAGGGACTGCTCACCGCTTGTGCCATGTTGATTTTTTCGACCTCTTGACCCCTCAAATGGCTATGATTGGCTGGGGAGTGGAGAGGGGCCCCCTTACAGTTAAAGTGGCATAGTGTGATTGGCTAGATGGAGACGAGGGGatcaccccttacaccctaaggcCATAAAGCCCGAGAACCCTACTTGTGGTAAAATTGTACCACACGTAGTTTTGACTTAAaatttaatcaaacaaaacagaggACTTAACAAAAAACGAAATGTAAAGTATTAGATGTCAACAAAACTCAAATGCTAACATAAGTTCAGCATGAAATGCCAATGTCTAAAGCAATAGCCAGGTAACCAAATCAAGACATGCAGTCGAGAAGAGTATATTTCAGCCTGAATACCAACCGTAATCCACCTCTCTGGCTTTCGTACTTGCCATCGTTTCCATCAATTCGGTGATGACGGGGGTGCCTGTGAAGTAGCAGCCGCGGAACAGGTGCGGGTCGTGCTTCTGTGGGACCCACAAATATCTGGAGCAACAAGCTTGCAACTTTGATATCAAGACCATGGGAAAGGAGGTGATCGCTAAGTGAAACCAGTGGTCAAGGGTGTAAAACTGGTGAAGATAAGAGGCGATCTCAGTCGTTGATTTGTTACTGATCATATGGTCTGGGTATAGGGTAGGCGATTGCTCAGTGTAGGGCTTTCCTTCAATGAAATCCCTATTG
Above is a window of Helianthus annuus cultivar XRQ/B chromosome 14, HanXRQr2.0-SUNRISE, whole genome shotgun sequence DNA encoding:
- the LOC110888534 gene encoding F-box/kelch-repeat protein At3g06240 encodes the protein MAKSEEVNSHSEEGPDNTRIHITGAELQALVENAVAKAIERQYSEPSRTRSRARSAPHSKTKDHSEAHTKPLSKKDASKKDELKKNDEDNHSSNHSSIPKKEIKQKHESHKFIDNNISEYLEHNSEVGFLPNKHVSSARSSSSPPSVATKKPLEYKSMANVHIGDDVLRNILARLPGKPLLRFRCASKHWNRVISDPYFMKSRSRRMVLFPLLKPFVAIDENVPVEDKTHSMVRIPYPLEHLPELVSELTIVGTFSGIVLLAVWRPPAIPCPFGFLMCDLILYNPLTRASKVVVVMKQHSFIGHVLSYVFGFGHGETPHDLKIVRFDYICRTSCYRWNVFDLKTSSWSTPQFTERDFYFWGDAGVFLNGFLYWVTTRQRRFNILAFNVKEMGFLKIKLSHGLDPEMLLLGSIGGCLCTINKSTSGFDVWLMKQQCDENSWMKAHSFNFGLEGNRFYPICVLGNGKILMTCSSIQFVIYDTSKDSYKTLNALETLDHIARLSTIFNSRSIGGTSQFKVVRSIEYVESWVSPSEMCFI